The following are encoded in a window of Mustela nigripes isolate SB6536 chromosome 1, MUSNIG.SB6536, whole genome shotgun sequence genomic DNA:
- the LOC132009690 gene encoding olfactory receptor 6Q1, protein MQPYSPNWTHVTEFVMVGFVGVHEARLLFFTLFLTMYLFTLVENLAIILVVALNHRLRRPMYFFLTHLSCLEIWYTSVTVPKMLAGFIGVGGGKNISYAGCLSQLFIFTFLGATECFLLAAMAYDRYVAICMPLRYGALVSWGTCIRLAAACWLGGLLTPILPIYLMSQLTFCGPNVIDHFFCDASPLLALSCSDVTLKETTDFLISLAVLLASSTVISVSYGNIVWTLLHIRSAAERRKAFSTCVAHLTVVSLFYGTLFFMYVRTKVASSINFNKVVSVFYSIVTPMLNPLIYSLRNKEVKGALGRVFSFRSWVGQ, encoded by the coding sequence ATGCAGCCATACTCCCCAAACTGGACCCATGTAACAGAGTTTGTCATGGTGGGTTTTGTTGGGGTGCATGAAGCACGCCTCCTCTTCTTTACACTCTTTCTCACCATGTACCTGTTCACCTTGGTGGAGAACCTGGCCATCATTTTGGTGGTGGCTTTGAACCATCGGCTACGAAgacccatgtatttcttcctgaCGCACCTGTCCTGCCTTGAAATTTGGTATACTTCAGTGACAGTGCCTAAGATGCTGGCTGGTTTTATTGGGGTTGGTGGGGGCAAGAATATCTCCTATGCTGGGTGCCTGTCCCAGCTCTTCATCTTTACCTTCCTGGGGGCAACTGAGTGTTTCCTACTGGCTgccatggcctatgaccgctatgtggccatttgTATGCCACTCCGATATGGGGCCTTGGTGTCGTGGGGCACCTGCATCCGTCTGGCAGCTGCCTGTTGGCTGGGGGGCCTCCTCACACCTATTTTGCCTATCTACCTCATGTCCCAGCTGACATTTTGTGGCCCCAATGTCATTGACCACTTCTTCTGTGATGCCTCGCCCCTGCTAGCCTTGTCCTGCTCAGATGTCACCCTGAAGGAGACCACAGATTTTCTAATCTCTCTGGCGGTGCTTCTGGCCTCCTCTACGGTCATTTCTGTGTCCTACGGCAATATCGTCTGGACGTTGCTGCATATCCGTTCAGCTGCTGAGCGCAGAAAGGCCTTCTCCACTTGTGTGGCTCACCTGACCGTGGTGAGCCTCTTCTATGGCACTCTTTTCTTTATGTATGTCCGGACCAAAGTGGCATCCTCCATCAACTTCAACAAGGTGGTGTCTGTCTTCTACTCCATTGTCACACCAATGCTCAACCCCCTCATCTACAGTCTTCGAAACAAGGAGGTGAAGGGAGCTCTGGGCCGAGTCTTTTCCTTCAGGTCTTGGGTAGGTCAGTGA